The nucleotide window TCGCGGCCACGCGAACCGAGCCGGACGGTGCCTGCTCATCCGCATGGAGCCGCCCGATCTCGAAGATCTGGTCAAGCGCGGGTGCATAGCGCTCGAACAGCGCCTGACCTTCCGTGCTCGGCGCGAGTTTGCGTGTCGAGCGATGCAGCAGACGTGTACCAAGTTGCCCTTCGAGTTTATCGATGCGCCGGCTCAACGTGTTTGCCGGCATCCGGAGAAGCCGCGCCGCCTCGGAGAAACTACCGGCGCGAACTACCTGAACGAACATTGCCAGATCATTCAGATCGAGCATGTTATTACTCCATAAATGGATTAATCCAATCCCATCTTACCATCTAGTGTGAAGCGTATTTAATCCCCATACTTGAGGTGTTCCACAAGAGGCGGTCGTAAAAACTCATTCTTCTGCTCCACGGTGGCATTGCACCACCTGAAGCCTTGCACGGGCGCCGCAACTTAACGATTTCAAGGAAATTGATTTGAAGAAGCATCTGATGATTGCGGCTGGTGCACTCGCCGCCTCGCTGTCGTTTTCGGCATTCGCGGACGTGTCGACGTACCAGCTTGATCCGGACCACACGTACCCGAGTTTCGAGGCCGACCACATCGGCGGCCTGTCGGTCTGGCGTGGCAAGTTCGACAAGTCGCAGGGCACGGTGACGCTCGATCGCGCGGCGAAGACTGGCGCCGTTGAAGTGACGACCGACATTGCGTCGGTCCACACGGGTAGCACGAAGCTCGACCAGAGCCTGCAGTCGGATCAGTTCTTCGACGCGTCGAAGTTTCCGGATGCAACCTACAAGGGCGCGCTCAAGTTCAAGGGCGACAAGCCGGTCTCTATCGTCGGCAATCTGACGATGCATGGCGTGACCAGGCCATTGACGCTGAAAATCGACTCGTTCAAGTGCATGCAACATCCGATGCTCAAGCGCGAAGTGTGCGGCGTCGACGCGGTGGGCGAATTCGATCGCAGCGACTTCGGTGTCGACTTTGGCAAGACGTACGGCTTCAGTATGAAGACCCGGCTGCTCATCTCGGCCGAAGCGCTGAAGCAGTAATCCCGTTCGGAGATAAGTCTTATGAAACTGCTACACGTAGATTCCAGCATCCTCGGGCAAGCCTCGGTCAGCCGTGATCTGTCAGCGGATGTAGTCGCGACCTTCCGGGGCAACCATGCTGAGCTTGCGGTCACCTATCTCGATCTTGCCACCACGCCGATCGGGCATTTAACGGCAGCACACCTCGCGGCCGCGCAAGGCGCTACGGTCGACGAGGCATTGAAGTCCGACGTCACCGCGGGCCAGGTCGCGCTCGAAGACTTCCTGGCCGCCGACATCGTGGTCATTGGTGCGCCGATGTACAACCTCGGCGTGCCCTCTCAACTGAAGGCCTGGATCGACCGCATCTCTGTCGCGGGCAAGACGTTCAGCTACGGCGAGCACGGCCCGGTCGGACTATGCGGGGGCAAGAAGCTGGTCATCGCTTCATCGCGCGGCGGCGTTTACAGCGAAGGCTCGCCCGCAGCTCTCTTCGATCATCAGGAAACCTATCTGAAGGCGGCCTTCGGCTTTCTTGCCATCACGGACATCAGCTTCATTCGCGCCGAAGGCGTGGCGATGGGTGAGGACGCACGCAGTGGGGCGATCGCCTCTGCAAAGAAAGAGACCGCCGCGCTCGCTGCGTGAGCTAGCACCGTCCACCCAAATATCCCTTGGAGCACAACCATGTCGAACACGCAAAAGCTCATCGCCGTCGTGGGCGCAACCGGCCAGCAAGGCGGCGCCGTTGTGCGCGCGCTGCAGGCGAGCGGTCAATTCAAAGTGCGCGCGTTGACGCGCAATCCGGCCGGGCATCCAAAGCTGGGTGACGAAGTCGTTCTAGCTGATTTCAATCGTCCGGAAACGCTTGAGGCCGCTTTTGCCGGAGCACACGGCGTTTTCCTGGTGACCAATTCCTGGGAAGCACAAGCAGACGAGCCCAAGCAGGCGATCGCGGCGATCAACGCCGCGAAAGACGCCGGCGTCCAGCACTTCATCTGGTCGACGCTTCCCAATGTGGAGACGATCACCGGCGGCGCGATCAATGTCCCGCACTTCACGACCAAGGCGAAAATCGAACCCATCGTGAGCGAGGCCGGATTTGCGTACCACACGTTCGTGGTCGCGCCGTTCTATTACCAAAACCTGATCGGCCTGATGGCTCCGCAGAAACAACCGGATGGTGCCGTGGGTTGGGCGCTGCCGCTTGATCCGGAGCGACGCGTCATCCATATGGGCGACATTACCGAACTCGGCCGCCTCGTGGCCGGCGCGTTCGCGCAGCCGGAACTCGCGGGGCGTGGCGAACATTTGGCGATGGTCGGCGATTTCCTGAGTTTCAACGAGATCGTCGCCACCCTGAATCAACAAGGGAACTCGCTCTCGTTCAAGCAAGTCCCACGCGAGGTTTTTGCCGGCTGGTTTCCGCACGCCGACGGTATCGCGGCCATGCTCGCCTACTTCGAAGCGCACACGTATCTCGGCTCGGATTCGCACGACGCGACCGCACTCGCGGTCAAAGTCGCCGGCCAGCAGCCGACGAAATTTGCCGCGTGGGCCAAAGCAAACTTCGCAATCCCGGCAGCCACCTGAACGAATTGCATCCGTCAAACTGCGAACGAGCGGATACCCATGAGTGCTGTCGATGCAGAATCCGTCCCTGACCAATGCGGTCGTTTTGAACGCCGTACCGGGAAGCGTGGCGTCCGGTATGGCGATGTAGCCGTTCGCAGCATTGAAGTGGAAGAAGTAGAAGATATCGGGATTCTGGCCGGACGCCACGAGGATCCGGTTGGCGCCGACGGTGGCAAGTTGAGCGAAGTGCTCATCCCGTGAGCGATCGTTGATGTTGATGCGCGGGTCCGACGGATAGGCGAACGGATCGACGGTGTTCGCGACGAAGGCGCCGCCAGCGCTGCCGGTGCAGATGTTGGTGCCGCGATAGAACAAGGCGCCATCCGTGGCCGGGTCCGGGGCGGCGTCGCCCTCGAGGTTGAGGGACTGAAGCGTCCATCGCAGGTTGCCGGCACTGCTATACGCATGAATGTCGGTGCCGCCGTTGCGGCCGAGGTCCCAGCTTCCGCCCCAAGGGTTGTTGAGCACTTAGAGGTTGCCGGCGGTGTCCTTGCCGATGCCGGCGACGCGGGTGAAGCGCTTCGCGCCGACCTGGCCTTTGATGCCCGTCGTGGTGTCGAGATAACCGCCCTGAATGCCGAACGTACCGGCCAGCGTCGGCCTGCCTGAGAGCTTTAGCGGCTATCGACAACGAGACCGCGCCGTGCGAGGCTGTGACTATTCTTTCTCTGAATCGTCTGGATGGGCTACCGGATATGAGCATTTCCCGTCTGCGCCTTCCCTCTCTGGATGGGCTGCTGGCGTTCGAAGCCGCGGCGCGGTATGGCACTTTCGAGCGCGCCGGCGAAGCGCTCTGCATCACGGGAAGCGCGGTTGCCAAGCGCGTTGCCGCGGTCGAGCAACTGCTCGGCATTCAGCTATTGGACAGAAGCGGAAGAACGCTGGTGCTGACCGATGCCGGCAAGGACTACCTTCAACAGGTCGCGGGGCCGCTTCGTTTGCTGTCGGCGGTGCCGTTGCATCGGCTCGATGACGGACGCAAGCAGCGCTTGCGCCTCTGCGCGCCGCCCACGTTTTCGCGCCAGATTATCGCGCCCAGGCTCGACGAATTGAGTGACCGGTACACGTCGATCGAACTGGAACTGGTCCTGAGCGTGCCGGATACGGACAGCCCGCCCCGCGATACCGATCTCTGGATTCGAGGCGGCGAGCCCGTCGAGGCGGGATGCACGATCTTGACGCGAGATCGCGTAACGCCGCTGATCGCGCCGTCGCTTCTGACGCGTGTCGAACCATTACTTAAGCCCGCCGACATGGCGAGTGTGCGGCTTTTGCGGACCTCACTGGAGCCGTGGACGCCATGGCTGCGCGCCGCGGGTCTCGACTGGAGCGAGCCTGATACAGGGCCACGGCTGATGGATCTCGGCTTGTTGCTGGAGGCGGCGGCAAGCGGGCAAGGCATCGCGCTCGGAAGGCCGACGCTTGCATTGGCATGGCTGGAAACGGGGGCACTCGTCCCCTTGTTTCCCGACATTGCGTGCCCCGTGCCGCCGTACTATCTGATGCCGCATGCCGCGCAAGGCGCTGCGGCCGACATTGCCGCCTGGCTGGTCGACATCTGTGCGCGTGCGAACCGGGCATCGTCGGAATATCTTTCGCGTTTCACCGGAACAGATTTCGCGGGATAAGGAGCGGGCGGCCAGTAGTATCGCTTCGATACAACTGGAGTGAGACAATGCCCGACCCAATCGCATGCATCGAAGACCTGCGCGCAGCGGCCCGCCGGCGCGTGCCGCGCATGTTCTACGACTACGTCGACTCAGGCTCATACACCGAGTCGACCTATCACGCAAACGAAGCCGATCTACGGCAAATCAGATTACGCCAGCGCGTGGGCGTCAATATCGACGCAAGAAGTCTCGAGACCGTGATGGCCGGCCGCAAGGTCGCGATGCCGGTCGCGCTCGCGCCGACCGGGCTCGCCGGAATGATGAGAGGCGACGGCGAAATTCTCGCGGCGCGCGCGGCGCAGCGTTTTGGTGTGCCGTTCACCTTGTCGACCATGAGCATTTGCTCGATCGAGGACGTCGCCCGGAGCGTCCCCAGCCCCTTCTGGTTTCAACTCTATGTCATGCGGGACAGGGCATTCATCGAGCAGCTGATGCAGCGCGCCGCAAGCGCTGGGTGCACCGCACTGGTCGTGACGATGGACCTGCCGGTGGGCGGTCAGCGCCATAAGGACGTGCGCAACGGTCTGTCCACGCCGCCTCGCATGACCTTGAACAACCTCCTGAACATGGCGAGCAAGCCGGCCTGGACCTGGGGCATGGCGCGAGCGAAGCGGCGCCACTTCGGCAATATCGTCGGCCACGTCAAGGGTGTCGACGATATGTCTTCGTTGGCTTCCTGGGTGAGAGATCAGTTCGATCCGACCGTGACATGGGCGGACATCGAATGGATCCGCAAGCGCTGGAACGGCAAGCTGATCCTGAAGGGGATTCTCGACACGCACGACGCGCTTCGCGCGGTCGACGCCGGCGCGGACGTCATTGTCGTTTCGAATCATGGCGGCCGCCAGCTCGATGGCGCGGTGTCGACGATCGAGGCATTGCCGTCGATTGCGGAAGCGGTCGGCGAGCGCGTCGAGGTGTGGTTCGACAGCGGCATCAGGACGGGACAAGACGTCCTGAAGGCCGTGGCCCTCGGTGCACGCGGCACGATGATCGGCCGGGCGTTTCTCTATGGACTCGCGGCGGCGGGCGAGGCGGGTGTCCGAAGAAGTCTGGAAATCATCGCCGCGGAACTCGATACGACGATGGCGCTGTGCGGATATGCCGATATCGGCGCGGTCGGCCCGGAGATTCTGGCTTCGAGAGGTTTTGCGCAATCGTAAGCAGGTCCTGGCCGGATCTGCGTGAAATGTAAGTTTTCTGGCAGTCGTAGCCGGCATTCCAGGGCAACGTGTAGCCGTGGGCATAACGTTCGATAACGAAGCCGGTCACACATCAAGGCCAGGGCCTTCAGGGCGCCGTGCCTCACAGCAAAACCGCTTTTACTCGACGGAGACCGTCGACACGTCGTACGCCTTGAACGCGACATATCAAGGCGGCTGATTCGATCAATTTGTTTCGTAGTACAGCATAATCAGAATATTGGAGTGATGGGATGAGGAAGAAAAGGAGACTGCTCGGTAACGCCGTTCCGCGAATGCGTGATCGGAGCGAGCAAATAAAGATCGGTTCGGCAAGGCCGCGCAAATGTGTGCCGATCATGCTCGCGGGCGTTATTTCAAGTGCGGCGCTGTATTCCGCTTCGGCGAATGCGCAGTCGTCGGTGACGCTTTACGGGCTTGTCGATGCCGGCGTTCGCTATACCACGCATGCGAATCCCGCTGGCGATTCGCAGTTTCAACTCGCCAACGGCGAAAGCGAGAGCCTGTTTGGAATAAAAGGCGCGGAAGACATTGGCGGCGGCACGAAGGTGATCTTCGATATCGAAAACCGCTTCTTTCCGAACTCGGGGGCAACCGACCCCGCTTATCCGTTCTTCAACACGGCGCTTGTCGGCCTGCAGTCGGACACCTTCGGCAAGCTGACGCTGGGGCGTCAGATCAATCCGCTCTCCGACGCGGTTCTCGATGCATTCGTGACGAACCGCTGGCTGCCGACGTTCTATCAGTTCCGGCCGGAAGTCACGATGGCGCAGGGCGTATGGACGAGCAACATGGTCAAGTACGCGGCGCGCTGGCAGTACCTGACGGCCGAAGTTTCGTATGCGTTCGGCGGCGCGGCAGGCCACTTCGGCGCGGGGAGCCAGATTGGCGCGTCTCTCCTGTATCTGCCTGCCGCGCCACTGAACCTGGCGGTCGCTTATCTTGACTCGCGCGACGCGGTGAATGCATCGGCCCATCTCAAGTCGTGGACTGCCGGCGGTTCGTATGCGTTCGACAGCACCACGGTGAGCGCCGGCTGGGTTGTGAACCGGCAGGACGCCGGCTTTGTCGGTAACTTCCCGAATGGCCCGTTTTCCGCGCCCGCATTGACCGCGCTGAAATTCAACGCGTTCACCTCGCGGCAGATGTTCTTTGGCGGCGTGACGCAGCAGATAGGTCTCGCGACACACCTGTCCGCCAACGTGTGGCGCACGACGCAGACCGGAAAAACGCAACCCGCGGACGGAAACGCGACCCAGTTCCAGCTGCTTGGGGACTACAACTTGTCGAAACGTACGGACATCTATCTGGAAGCCGACTATTCACTGTACCGGGGCGGCATGGTCGGCGCGCAATTCCAGGGCATCAACGCAGTGAGCTCGGCCTATAAGACCACGCAACTGGGCGTGACTGCCGGCTTGCGGCATCTGTTCTAGGAGGGATGCACAACGCTCGCGAGTCTGGCGAGCGTTCCCGCTGATCTGTTCATTGG belongs to Paraburkholderia aromaticivorans and includes:
- a CDS encoding YceI family protein yields the protein MKKHLMIAAGALAASLSFSAFADVSTYQLDPDHTYPSFEADHIGGLSVWRGKFDKSQGTVTLDRAAKTGAVEVTTDIASVHTGSTKLDQSLQSDQFFDASKFPDATYKGALKFKGDKPVSIVGNLTMHGVTRPLTLKIDSFKCMQHPMLKREVCGVDAVGEFDRSDFGVDFGKTYGFSMKTRLLISAEALKQ
- a CDS encoding FMN-dependent NADH-azoreductase; the encoded protein is MKLLHVDSSILGQASVSRDLSADVVATFRGNHAELAVTYLDLATTPIGHLTAAHLAAAQGATVDEALKSDVTAGQVALEDFLAADIVVIGAPMYNLGVPSQLKAWIDRISVAGKTFSYGEHGPVGLCGGKKLVIASSRGGVYSEGSPAALFDHQETYLKAAFGFLAITDISFIRAEGVAMGEDARSGAIASAKKETAALAA
- a CDS encoding NmrA/HSCARG family protein; this translates as MSNTQKLIAVVGATGQQGGAVVRALQASGQFKVRALTRNPAGHPKLGDEVVLADFNRPETLEAAFAGAHGVFLVTNSWEAQADEPKQAIAAINAAKDAGVQHFIWSTLPNVETITGGAINVPHFTTKAKIEPIVSEAGFAYHTFVVAPFYYQNLIGLMAPQKQPDGAVGWALPLDPERRVIHMGDITELGRLVAGAFAQPELAGRGEHLAMVGDFLSFNEIVATLNQQGNSLSFKQVPREVFAGWFPHADGIAAMLAYFEAHTYLGSDSHDATALAVKVAGQQPTKFAAWAKANFAIPAAT
- a CDS encoding LysR substrate-binding domain-containing protein, whose protein sequence is MSISRLRLPSLDGLLAFEAAARYGTFERAGEALCITGSAVAKRVAAVEQLLGIQLLDRSGRTLVLTDAGKDYLQQVAGPLRLLSAVPLHRLDDGRKQRLRLCAPPTFSRQIIAPRLDELSDRYTSIELELVLSVPDTDSPPRDTDLWIRGGEPVEAGCTILTRDRVTPLIAPSLLTRVEPLLKPADMASVRLLRTSLEPWTPWLRAAGLDWSEPDTGPRLMDLGLLLEAAASGQGIALGRPTLALAWLETGALVPLFPDIACPVPPYYLMPHAAQGAAADIAAWLVDICARANRASSEYLSRFTGTDFAG
- a CDS encoding alpha-hydroxy acid oxidase, whose product is MPDPIACIEDLRAAARRRVPRMFYDYVDSGSYTESTYHANEADLRQIRLRQRVGVNIDARSLETVMAGRKVAMPVALAPTGLAGMMRGDGEILAARAAQRFGVPFTLSTMSICSIEDVARSVPSPFWFQLYVMRDRAFIEQLMQRAASAGCTALVVTMDLPVGGQRHKDVRNGLSTPPRMTLNNLLNMASKPAWTWGMARAKRRHFGNIVGHVKGVDDMSSLASWVRDQFDPTVTWADIEWIRKRWNGKLILKGILDTHDALRAVDAGADVIVVSNHGGRQLDGAVSTIEALPSIAEAVGERVEVWFDSGIRTGQDVLKAVALGARGTMIGRAFLYGLAAAGEAGVRRSLEIIAAELDTTMALCGYADIGAVGPEILASRGFAQS
- a CDS encoding porin, whose amino-acid sequence is MLAGVISSAALYSASANAQSSVTLYGLVDAGVRYTTHANPAGDSQFQLANGESESLFGIKGAEDIGGGTKVIFDIENRFFPNSGATDPAYPFFNTALVGLQSDTFGKLTLGRQINPLSDAVLDAFVTNRWLPTFYQFRPEVTMAQGVWTSNMVKYAARWQYLTAEVSYAFGGAAGHFGAGSQIGASLLYLPAAPLNLAVAYLDSRDAVNASAHLKSWTAGGSYAFDSTTVSAGWVVNRQDAGFVGNFPNGPFSAPALTALKFNAFTSRQMFFGGVTQQIGLATHLSANVWRTTQTGKTQPADGNATQFQLLGDYNLSKRTDIYLEADYSLYRGGMVGAQFQGINAVSSAYKTTQLGVTAGLRHLF